A part of Octopus sinensis linkage group LG7, ASM634580v1, whole genome shotgun sequence genomic DNA contains:
- the LOC115214367 gene encoding zinc finger protein OZF-like isoform X3 → MFPKCWKKKYIYSKTINKLSKSTLTSQKVCKCSVCGKIFSQNCHMTKHKCIHKSKKKHYCDICGRTFSESSTLTNHKRIHTGEKPYHCDICSRTFTQYGHLSRHKYTHSGEKPYNCDICGKSFSQSDKLAIHKRIHTGEKPYQCGICAKTFSRSSDLNRHKDIHTIEKPYHCDVCGKTFSRRSNMTNHQRTHTGVKPYYCEICGKTFSSKLSTHKRIHTGEKPYHCDICGKKFSQNGHLTQHLRVHTGEKPYHCDICSRTFTQYGHLSRHKYTHSGEKPYNCDICGKSFSQSDKLAIHKRIHTGEKPYQCGICAKTFSRSSDLNRHKDIHTIEKPYHCDVCGKTFSRRSNMTNHQRTHTGVKPYYCDICGKKFSQNGHLTQHLRVHTGEKPYHCDICGKTFSQSSHLTLHVRGHTGEKPYSCDICGKTFYDNQSLTRHIPVHTGEKPYHCDICDKTFSKKKILTNHKQKAHKKQTIKQENKLEEFVQIITS, encoded by the exons atgtttccgaaatgttggaagaagaaatatatttacagtaaAACAATTAATAAACTCTCTAAGAGTACTTTAACAAGTCAGAAAGTTTGTAAATGCTCAGTATgtggtaaaatattttctcaaaattgCCACATGACTAAACACAAGTGTATacacaaaagcaagaaaaaacactattgtgatatctgtggcagaaCCTTCTCTGAGAGCAGTACTTTGActaatcataaacgtattcatactggtgaaaagccataccactgtgatatttgCAGTAGAACATTCACTCAGTATGGTCATTTGAGTAGACATAAATATACTCActcaggtgagaaaccatataactgtgatatatgtggaaaatcattctctcagagtgaTAAATTAgctattcacaaacgtattcacacaggcgaaaaaccatatcagtgtggtaTTTGTGCTAAAACATTTTCTCGAAGTTCTGATTTGAATAGACACAAGGACATTCACACAATtgagaagccataccactgtgatgtctgtgggaaAACCTTCTCTAGAAGAAGTAATATGACTAACCACCAACGTACTCACACAGGTGTGAAACCATActactgtgaaatctgtggaaaaACATTCTCTAGTAAATTATCTACACACAAACGAAtccacacaggtgagaaaccataccactgtgatatatgTGGAAAAAAATTCTCTCAGAATGGTCATTTAACTCAGCATTTACgtgttcacacaggtgagaaaccataccactgtgatatttgCAGTAGAACATTCACTCAGTATGGTCATTTGAGTAGACATAAATATACTCActcaggtgagaaaccatataactgtgatatatgtggaaaatcattctctcagagtgaTAAATTAgctattcacaaacgtattcacacaggcgaaaaaccatatcagtgtggtaTTTGTGCTAAAACATTTTCTCGAAGTTCTGATTTGAATAGACACAAGGACATTCACACAATtgagaagccataccactgtgatgtctgtgggaaAACCTTCTCTAGAAGAAGTAATATGACTAACCACCAACGTACTCACACAGGTGTGAAACCATAct actgtgatatatgTGGAAAAAAATTCTCTCAGAATGGTCATTTAACTCAGCATTTACgtgttcacacaggtgagaaaccataccactgtgatatttgtggtaaaacattttctcaaaGTAGTCATTTAACACTTCATGTACGTGGTCACACAGGCGAGAAACCATAtagttgtgatatttgtggtaaaacattttatgaTAATCAGAGTTTAACTCGTCACATACctgttcacacaggtgagaaaccatatcattgtgatatctgtgataaaactTTCTCTAAGAAAAAGATTTTGACTAATCATAAGCaaaaagcacataaaaagcaaaccATAAAACAAGAGAATAAGTTGGAAGAATTTGTACAAATTATTACTTCATGA
- the LOC115214367 gene encoding zinc finger protein 271-like isoform X1: MFPKCWKKKYIYSKTINKLSKSTLTSQKVCKCSVCGKIFSQNCHMTKHKCIHKSKKKHYCDICGRTFSESSTLTNHKRIHTGEKPYHCDICSRTFTQYGHLSRHKYTHSGEKPYNCDICGKSFSQSDKLAIHKRIHTGEKPYQCGICAKTFSRSSDLNRHKDIHTIEKPYHCDVCGKTFSRRSNMTNHQRTHTGVKPYYCEICGKTFSSKLSTHKRIHTGEKPYHCDICGKKFSQNGHLTQHLRVHTGEKPYHCDICSRTFTQYGHLSRHKYTHSGEKPYNCDICGKSFSQSDKLAIHKRIHTGEKPYQCGICAKTFSRSSDLNRHKDIHTIEKPYHCDVCGKTFSRRSNMTNHQRTHTGVKPYYCEICGKTFSSKLSTHKRIHTGEKPYHCDICGKKFSQNGHLTQHLRVHTGEKPYHCDICGKTFSQSSHLTLHVRGHTGEKPYSCDICGKTFYDNQSLTRHIPVHTGEKPYHCDICDKTFSKKKILTNHKQKAHKKQTIKQENKLEEFVQIITS; the protein is encoded by the coding sequence atgtttccgaaatgttggaagaagaaatatatttacagtaaAACAATTAATAAACTCTCTAAGAGTACTTTAACAAGTCAGAAAGTTTGTAAATGCTCAGTATgtggtaaaatattttctcaaaattgCCACATGACTAAACACAAGTGTATacacaaaagcaagaaaaaacactattgtgatatctgtggcagaaCCTTCTCTGAGAGCAGTACTTTGActaatcataaacgtattcatactggtgaaaagccataccactgtgatatttgCAGTAGAACATTCACTCAGTATGGTCATTTGAGTAGACATAAATATACTCActcaggtgagaaaccatataactgtgatatatgtggaaaatcattctctcagagtgaTAAATTAgctattcacaaacgtattcacacaggcgaaaaaccatatcagtgtggtaTTTGTGCTAAAACATTTTCTCGAAGTTCTGATTTGAATAGACACAAGGACATTCACACAATtgagaagccataccactgtgatgtctgtgggaaAACCTTCTCTAGAAGAAGTAATATGACTAACCACCAACGTACTCACACAGGTGTGAAACCATActactgtgaaatctgtggaaaaACATTCTCTAGTAAATTATCTACACACAAACGAAtccacacaggtgagaaaccataccactgtgatatatgTGGAAAAAAATTCTCTCAGAATGGTCATTTAACTCAGCATTTACgtgttcacacaggtgagaaaccataccactgtgatatttgCAGTAGAACATTCACTCAGTATGGTCATTTGAGTAGACATAAATATACTCActcaggtgagaaaccatataactgtgatatatgtggaaaatcattctctcagagtgaTAAATTAgctattcacaaacgtattcacacaggcgaaaaaccatatcagtgtggtaTTTGTGCTAAAACATTTTCTCGAAGTTCTGATTTGAATAGACACAAGGACATTCACACAATtgagaagccataccactgtgatgtctgtgggaaAACCTTCTCTAGAAGAAGTAATATGACTAACCACCAACGTACTCACACAGGTGTGAAACCATActactgtgaaatctgtggaaaaACATTCTCTAGTAAATTATCTACACACAAACGAAtccacacaggtgagaaaccataccactgtgatatatgTGGAAAAAAATTCTCTCAGAATGGTCATTTAACTCAGCATTTACgtgttcacacaggtgagaaaccataccactgtgatatttgtggtaaaacattttctcaaaGTAGTCATTTAACACTTCATGTACGTGGTCACACAGGCGAGAAACCATAtagttgtgatatttgtggtaaaacattttatgaTAATCAGAGTTTAACTCGTCACATACctgttcacacaggtgagaaaccatatcattgtgatatctgtgataaaactTTCTCTAAGAAAAAGATTTTGACTAATCATAAGCaaaaagcacataaaaagcaaaccATAAAACAAGAGAATAAGTTGGAAGAATTTGTACAAATTATTACTTCATGA
- the LOC115214367 gene encoding zinc finger protein OZF-like isoform X2 produces the protein MFPKCWKKKYIYSKTINKLSKSTLTSQKVCKCSVCGKIFSQNCHMTKHKCIHKSKKKHYCDICGRTFSESSTLTNHKRIHTGEKPYHCDICSRTFTQYGHLSRHKYTHSGEKPYNCDICGKSFSQSDKLAIHKRIHTGEKPYQCGICAKTFSRSSDLNRHKDIHTIEKPYHCDVCGKTFSRRSNMTNHQRTHTGVKPYYCDICGKKFSQNGHLTQHLRVHTGEKPYHCDICSRTFTQYGHLSRHKYTHSGEKPYNCDICGKSFSQSDKLAIHKRIHTGEKPYQCGICAKTFSRSSDLNRHKDIHTIEKPYHCDVCGKTFSRRSNMTNHQRTHTGVKPYYCEICGKTFSSKLSTHKRIHTGEKPYHCDICGKKFSQNGHLTQHLRVHTGEKPYHCDICGKTFSQSSHLTLHVRGHTGEKPYSCDICGKTFYDNQSLTRHIPVHTGEKPYHCDICDKTFSKKKILTNHKQKAHKKQTIKQENKLEEFVQIITS, from the exons atgtttccgaaatgttggaagaagaaatatatttacagtaaAACAATTAATAAACTCTCTAAGAGTACTTTAACAAGTCAGAAAGTTTGTAAATGCTCAGTATgtggtaaaatattttctcaaaattgCCACATGACTAAACACAAGTGTATacacaaaagcaagaaaaaacactattgtgatatctgtggcagaaCCTTCTCTGAGAGCAGTACTTTGActaatcataaacgtattcatactggtgaaaagccataccactgtgatatttgCAGTAGAACATTCACTCAGTATGGTCATTTGAGTAGACATAAATATACTCActcaggtgagaaaccatataactgtgatatatgtggaaaatcattctctcagagtgaTAAATTAgctattcacaaacgtattcacacaggcgaaaaaccatatcagtgtggtaTTTGTGCTAAAACATTTTCTCGAAGTTCTGATTTGAATAGACACAAGGACATTCACACAATtgagaagccataccactgtgatgtctgtgggaaAACCTTCTCTAGAAGAAGTAATATGACTAACCACCAACGTACTCACACAGGTGTGAAACCATAct actgtgatatatgTGGAAAAAAATTCTCTCAGAATGGTCATTTAACTCAGCATTTACgtgttcacacaggtgagaaaccataccactgtgatatttgCAGTAGAACATTCACTCAGTATGGTCATTTGAGTAGACATAAATATACTCActcaggtgagaaaccatataactgtgatatatgtggaaaatcattctctcagagtgaTAAATTAgctattcacaaacgtattcacacaggcgaaaaaccatatcagtgtggtaTTTGTGCTAAAACATTTTCTCGAAGTTCTGATTTGAATAGACACAAGGACATTCACACAATtgagaagccataccactgtgatgtctgtgggaaAACCTTCTCTAGAAGAAGTAATATGACTAACCACCAACGTACTCACACAGGTGTGAAACCATActactgtgaaatctgtggaaaaACATTCTCTAGTAAATTATCTACACACAAACGAAtccacacaggtgagaaaccataccactgtgatatatgTGGAAAAAAATTCTCTCAGAATGGTCATTTAACTCAGCATTTACgtgttcacacaggtgagaaaccataccactgtgatatttgtggtaaaacattttctcaaaGTAGTCATTTAACACTTCATGTACGTGGTCACACAGGCGAGAAACCATAtagttgtgatatttgtggtaaaacattttatgaTAATCAGAGTTTAACTCGTCACATACctgttcacacaggtgagaaaccatatcattgtgatatctgtgataaaactTTCTCTAAGAAAAAGATTTTGACTAATCATAAGCaaaaagcacataaaaagcaaaccATAAAACAAGAGAATAAGTTGGAAGAATTTGTACAAATTATTACTTCATGA
- the LOC115213851 gene encoding zinc finger protein OZF isoform X3 — translation MEDKLEESQACEKQPESDDITNQECVDTQKKAYHFDIRKKTFSQYNVLLTSIKLKYSRTIHRSIKPYRCDICDKTFSQSSTLTNHRRIHTDEKPYHCKVCGRRFTQYGHLSRHKYIHSGEKPHRCEICGKSFSQIDSLTRHKLIHTGEKPYQCGICGKTFSRSSYLNVHKSVHTNEKPHRCDVCGKAFSGRSTLTNHKRIHTGEKPYHCDICGKTFSGYNSLTSHVQGHTGNKPYHCDICGKTFSSSSRLTNHIRIHTGEKPYHCNTCGKTFSQNSHLTQHVRVHTGEKPHHCDICGKTFTQRGHLTIHIRGHTGERPYSCDICGKAYADNQSLTRHKPVHTGEHPHRCDVCGKAFTQSTHLKIHLRGHTGERPFSCDICGKTFSDNQHLTRHKPVHTGEKPYGCDICDKTFSIKRSLTNHKQKVHAKQTIKQEK, via the exons ATGGAGGATAAACTGGAGGAGAGCcaggcatgtgaaaaacaacctGAATCTGATGACATAACTAATCAGGAATGTGTAGATACACAGAAGAAAGCATATCATTTTGACATTCGTAAGAAGACATTCTCACAATATAATGTCCTTCTTACAAGCATAAAGCTTAAATATTC CAGAACTATACACAGAAGTATTAAACCATATCGATGTGACATTTGTGATAAAACCTTTTCTCAGAGCAGCACTTTGACTAATCATAGACGTATTCATACTgatgaaaagccatatcattgtaaggTTTGTGGCAGAAGGTTCACACAGTATGGTCATTTGAGTAGACACAAGTATATTCACTCAGGAGAGAAACCACACcgctgtgaaatctgtgggaaatcattctcacAGATTGACAGTTTAACTCGTCAtaaacttattcatacaggagagaaaccatatcagtgtggtatttgtggtaaaacattctctcgaAGCTCTTATTTGAATGTTCACAAATCAGTTCACACAAATGAAAAGCCACATcgttgtgatgtctgtgggaaAGCATTCTCTGGAAGAAGTACTTTGAcaaatcacaaacgtattcacactggggaaaaaccataccattgtgatatctgtggtaaaactttCTCTGGATATAATAGTTTGACTAGTCACGTACAAGGTCACACAGGAAataaaccataccactgtgatatttgtggtaaaacattctctagCAGTAGTAGACTAACTAATCACATACGCAtccacacaggtgagaaaccataccactgtaacacctgtggtaaaacattttctcaaaataGTCATTTAACTCAGCATGTACgggttcatacaggtgagaagccacaccactgtgatatatgtggtaaaacATTCACTCAAAGAGGTCATTTAACAATTCATATACGTGGGCATACAGGTGAAAGGCCATAtagctgtgatatttgtggtaaagctTATGCTGACAACCAAAGTTTAACTCGTCACAAGCCTGTTCACACAGGTGAGCATCCACATCGTTGTGATGTTTGTGGGAAGGCATTCACTCAGAGCACACATTTAAAAATTCATCTACGTGGCCACACAGGTGAAAGACCATTtagttgtgatatttgtggtaaaacctTCTCTGATAATCAGCATTTAACTCGTCACAAACctgttcacacaggtgagaaaccgtaTGGTTGCGATATCTGTGATAAAACTTTCTCTATAAAAAGGAGTTTGACTAATCACAAGCAAAAGGTGCATGCAAAACAAACCATAAAACAAGAGAAATAG
- the LOC115213851 gene encoding zinc finger protein OZF isoform X1, with product MEDKLEESQACEKQPESDDITNQECVDTQKKAYHFDIRKKTFSQYNVLLTSIKLKYSKMCNKTSVKNRSFSKGVQSDQTDFECLICGKIFSRRCYLRRHRTIHRSIKPYRCDICDKTFSQSSTLTNHRRIHTDEKPYHCKVCGRRFTQYGHLSRHKYIHSGEKPHRCEICGKSFSQIDSLTRHKLIHTGEKPYQCGICGKTFSRSSYLNVHKSVHTNEKPHRCDVCGKAFSGRSTLTNHKRIHTGEKPYHCDICGKTFSGYNSLTSHVQGHTGNKPYHCDICGKTFSSSSRLTNHIRIHTGEKPYHCNTCGKTFSQNSHLTQHVRVHTGEKPHHCDICGKTFTQRGHLTIHIRGHTGERPYSCDICGKAYADNQSLTRHKPVHTGEHPHRCDVCGKAFTQSTHLKIHLRGHTGERPFSCDICGKTFSDNQHLTRHKPVHTGEKPYGCDICDKTFSIKRSLTNHKQKVHAKQTIKQEK from the coding sequence ATGGAGGATAAACTGGAGGAGAGCcaggcatgtgaaaaacaacctGAATCTGATGACATAACTAATCAGGAATGTGTAGATACACAGAAGAAAGCATATCATTTTGACATTCGTAAGAAGACATTCTCACAATATAATGTCCTTCTTACAAGCATAAAGCTTAAATATTCCAAAATGTGTAACAAAACATCTGTTAAAAACCGTTCATTCTCTAAGGGTGTTCAGTCAGATCAGACTGATTTTGAATGcttaatttgtggtaaaatatTTTCTCGGAGATGTTATCTGAGAAGGCACAGAACTATACACAGAAGTATTAAACCATATCGATGTGACATTTGTGATAAAACCTTTTCTCAGAGCAGCACTTTGACTAATCATAGACGTATTCATACTgatgaaaagccatatcattgtaaggTTTGTGGCAGAAGGTTCACACAGTATGGTCATTTGAGTAGACACAAGTATATTCACTCAGGAGAGAAACCACACcgctgtgaaatctgtgggaaatcattctcacAGATTGACAGTTTAACTCGTCAtaaacttattcatacaggagagaaaccatatcagtgtggtatttgtggtaaaacattctctcgaAGCTCTTATTTGAATGTTCACAAATCAGTTCACACAAATGAAAAGCCACATcgttgtgatgtctgtgggaaAGCATTCTCTGGAAGAAGTACTTTGAcaaatcacaaacgtattcacactggggaaaaaccataccattgtgatatctgtggtaaaactttCTCTGGATATAATAGTTTGACTAGTCACGTACAAGGTCACACAGGAAataaaccataccactgtgatatttgtggtaaaacattctctagCAGTAGTAGACTAACTAATCACATACGCAtccacacaggtgagaaaccataccactgtaacacctgtggtaaaacattttctcaaaataGTCATTTAACTCAGCATGTACgggttcatacaggtgagaagccacaccactgtgatatatgtggtaaaacATTCACTCAAAGAGGTCATTTAACAATTCATATACGTGGGCATACAGGTGAAAGGCCATAtagctgtgatatttgtggtaaagctTATGCTGACAACCAAAGTTTAACTCGTCACAAGCCTGTTCACACAGGTGAGCATCCACATCGTTGTGATGTTTGTGGGAAGGCATTCACTCAGAGCACACATTTAAAAATTCATCTACGTGGCCACACAGGTGAAAGACCATTtagttgtgatatttgtggtaaaacctTCTCTGATAATCAGCATTTAACTCGTCACAAACctgttcacacaggtgagaaaccgtaTGGTTGCGATATCTGTGATAAAACTTTCTCTATAAAAAGGAGTTTGACTAATCACAAGCAAAAGGTGCATGCAAAACAAACCATAAAACAAGAGAAATAG